In Aphelocoma coerulescens isolate FSJ_1873_10779 unplaced genomic scaffold, UR_Acoe_1.0 HiC_scaffold_298, whole genome shotgun sequence, a genomic segment contains:
- the PPP5C gene encoding serine/threonine-protein phosphatase 5: MAEGERAGSGGGAGPGRPPSPAELERAEALKARANEFFKGKDYENAVKFYSSAIELNPTNAIYYGNRSLAYLRTECYGYALADATRAVQLDAKYVKGYYRRAASNMALGKFKAALRDYETVVKVRPNDKDAKLKYQECHRIVKQKAFERAIASDEHKRSVVDSLDIESMTIEDEYSGPKLEDGKVTLAFMKELMQWYKDQKKLHRKCAYQILVQVKEVLAKLPTLVETTLKETEKVTVCGDTHGQFYDLLNIFELNGLPSEANPYIFNGDFVDRGSFSVEVILTLFGFKLLYPDHFHLLRGNHETDNMNQIYGFEGEVKAKYTAQMFALFSEVFEWLPLAQCINGKVLIMHGGLFSEDGVTLDDIRKIERNRQPPDSGPMCDLLWSDPQPQNGRSVSKRGVSCQFGPDVTKRFLERNRLELIIRSHEVKPEGYEVAHDGRCVTVFSAPNYW; the protein is encoded by the exons ATGGCGGAGGGAGagcgggcggggagcggcggcggcgccggccccgggcggcccccgagccccgccgaGCTCGAACGGGCCGAGGCGCTCAAGGCCCGCGCGAACGAGTTCTTCAAAG GGAAGGACTACGAGAACGCGGTGAAGTTCTACAGCAGCGCCATCGAGCTGAACCCCACCAACGCCATCTACTATGGCAACCGCAGCCTGGCCTACCTGCGCACCGAGTGCTACGGCTACGCCCTGGCCGACGCCACGCGCGCCGTCCAGCTGGACGCCAAGTACGTCAAGGGCTACTACCGGCGAGCGGCCAGCAACATGGCCCTGGGCAAGTTCAAGGCCGCCCTGCGCGACTACGAGACG GTGGTGAAGGTCAGGCCCAATGACAAGGACGCCAAGCTCAAGTACCAGGAGTGTCACCGCATCGTCAAGCAGAAGGCCTTCGAGAGGGCCATCGCCAGCGACGAGCACAAGCGCTCCGTGGTCGACTCGCTGGACATCGAGAGCATGA CCATCGAGGACGAGTACAGCGGCCCCAAGCTGGAGGACGGCAAGGTGACCTTGGCCTTCATGAAGGAGCTCATGCAGTGGTACAAGGACCAGAAGAAACTCCACAGGAAATGCGCCTACCAG ATCCTGGTGCAGGTGAAGGAGGTGCTGGCCAAGCTGCCCACCCTGGTGGAGACCACGTTGAAGGAG ACGGAGAAGGTGACGGTGTGCGGGGACACCCACGGGCAGTTCTACGACCTGCTCAACATCTTCGAGCTCAACGGGCTGCCCTCCGAGGCCAATCCTTAC ATTTTCAACGGGGACTTCGTGGACCGCGGCTCCTTCTCGGTCGAGGTCATCCTGACGCTCTTCGGCTTCAAGCTGCTCTACCCCGACCACTTCCACCTGCTCCGAG ggAACCACGAGACGGACAACATGAACCAGATCTACGGCTTCGAGGGCGAGGTGAAGGCCAAGTACACGGCGCAGATGTTCGCCCTTTTCAGCGAGGTCTTCGAGTGGCTGCCCCTGGCCCAGTGCATCAACGGCAAAGTGCTG ATCATGCACGGGGGGCTCTTCAGCGAGGACGGCGTCACCCTCGATGACATCCGCAAGATCGAGCGGAACCGGCAGCCCCCAGACTCAg ggcCGATGTGTGACCTGCTCTGGTCcgacccccagccccag AACGGCCGCTCGGTCAGCAAGCGAGGGGTCAGCTGCCAGTTCGGCCCCGATGTCACCAAGCGCTTCCTGGAGCGGAACCGCCTGGAGCTCATCATCCGCAGCCACGAGGTCAAGCCCGAGGGCTACGAGGTAGCCCACGATGGCCGCTGCGTCACCGTCTTCTCCGCCCCCAACTACTggtga